TTCGGCGATCAGAAGATAGCGAAACTAGGTCAGTGGAAGCTTTCTGCCAGGTATGAATACCTAGCGAAAGACGCATGGCCGGATTGGCTGCCTGATTCAGATACTTATTATGGCGGCACAAACGTAAAAGGTCCGAGGGTGCGGTTTGAATTGGGCCTTATGAACAACGTATGGTTCACGGCTACCTACTTTAATACGAAGTATATTGTAGGTCCGGCCAGACCGCAAAACCTTTGGCAATGTGATGTAAATTGGAAATTCTGATACTTCGACGAGCTCAGTATCACCCTGAGCAGAGTCGAAGGGTGATTTTACATAGATTTTACATTGGCATAACATGGATATAATATAACCAGAGTATAGTTTATAACAAAAGAAGGGGGAAAGTATGCTTAAAAAGATGTGGTTGATTTTGATAACGCTTGCATTCTCAACTTCCGCGTTTGCCGCGTCCGGTAAGAATTCTATTCAAATCAAAGGCTCCGATACAATGGTAAACCTGGGACAAGCGTGGGCTGAGAAGTACATGGAGAAAAATCCAGGCGATTTCGTTGCTATTACAGGCGGTGGTTCCGGAACCGGCTTTTCCAGTTTGATCAGCAATACGTGCGATATTGCGATGACCTCAAGAAATATAAAAGAAAAAGAAATCGCTCTCGCCAATCAGAAGGGAATAAACCCCAATGAAATAAAAGTAGCCTTGGACGGCCTCGCGGTAGTAGTAAACTCCGCTAATTCAGTAGGCAAGCTTACTATCGATCAGTTAGCAGGAATTTTTACCGGAAGGATATCTAATTGGAAAGAAGTAGGCGGTAAAGATGAAAAGATCGTGATACTTTCGCGTGAGGTCAATTCCGGTACCCACGTTTATTTTAAAGAGCATGTTTTGCGAAAATTAGACCCGAACAGCAAAGAAGAATTTGCGCCTAGCGCATTAATGCTTTCTTCGTCCCAGGCTATTGCCGATGAAGTAGCCGGTAATTCTGCCGCAATAGGATATTATGGAATGGGATATATTTCGCCAAAACAGAAACCGGTTGCCGTAGCAAAAGACGAAAAATCAGAGTATGTTACTCCGACAATCGAAAATGTTATAAATGGCACATATCCTATATCAAGGCCGCTCTTTTTATACACCAATGGTGTGCCGGCAGGGTTAGTAAAGAAGTTTGTAGACTTTATACTTTCAAAGGAGGGTCAGGATATTGTCTTGGCTACGGATTTCGTTCCCATAAACAAATAAGGTAACCTTTGCGAAAATTTAGAGAATTTATTATAGAAAAACTAATACTCATCTGCGGCATAGCTTCGATATTGTTTGTCGCGCTGATATTTCTATTTTTACTTAGGGAAGGGCTCGCAGTCTTTAAAATTGTGGGCCCTTTTAAGTTCCTCTTTGGTAAAAGCTGGTACCCTATCTCAGAGCCTCCTCAACTCGGCATACTGCCTTTAATTCTCGGATCCTTGTTGGTCACTTTAGGCGCGGCGATTATTTCTATTCCAATAGGAGTAGGATGCGCAATTTATATTGCCGAAGTTGCTCCGGTAAAGATTAAAGAAGTCCTTAAGGCTGGAATAGAGCTCCTGGCAGCCATACC
The window above is part of the Candidatus Omnitrophota bacterium genome. Proteins encoded here:
- a CDS encoding phosphate ABC transporter substrate-binding protein, producing MLKKMWLILITLAFSTSAFAASGKNSIQIKGSDTMVNLGQAWAEKYMEKNPGDFVAITGGGSGTGFSSLISNTCDIAMTSRNIKEKEIALANQKGINPNEIKVALDGLAVVVNSANSVGKLTIDQLAGIFTGRISNWKEVGGKDEKIVILSREVNSGTHVYFKEHVLRKLDPNSKEEFAPSALMLSSSQAIADEVAGNSAAIGYYGMGYISPKQKPVAVAKDEKSEYVTPTIENVINGTYPISRPLFLYTNGVPAGLVKKFVDFILSKEGQDIVLATDFVPINK